One genomic segment of Microbacterium sp. ProA8 includes these proteins:
- a CDS encoding nitrite/sulfite reductase, which produces MSETEARAAADRPRAAVRPPRASSKPNGQWKIDGTEPLNGNEEWKQVDNGLSVRERIEQTYSKGGFASIDPTDLHGRFRVWGLYTQRKPGIDGGRTATLTAEELEDEYFMLRVRIDGGQLTTEQLRVIAGISTEFGRDSADITDRQNIQLHWIRVEDVPEIWRRLEAVGLGTTEACGDVPRVVLGSPVAGIAADELIDPTAQIDEITSRFIGDESLANLPRKFKTALTGHPSQDVVHEINDVAFVALEHPDLGIGYDLWVGGGLSTTPRLGERLGAFVRPDQVADAWHGVAQIFRDYGYRRLRNKARLKFLLAEWGAEKFRQVLQDEYLGYALPDGPAAPKPLTPGDHVGVHEQKDGRFYIGVTPIVGRVSGPTLARLADVIEAHGSTRLRTTPHQKLVILDVPAENVEPLIAELDALGLQARPSLIRRGTIACTGIEYCKLAIVETKVNATAAVLDLEERLNGFELPHPISLHVNGCPNSCARIQTADIGLKGQLVTIDGEQVPGYQVHLGGGLASQDRDEPGLGRTVRGLKVAADGIADYVERVVTRFLADREADETFAEWAHRAEEEALQ; this is translated from the coding sequence ATCAGCGAAACCGAAGCGCGCGCTGCGGCGGACCGCCCGCGCGCCGCCGTGCGCCCGCCGCGCGCGTCGTCGAAGCCGAACGGCCAGTGGAAGATCGACGGCACCGAGCCGCTCAACGGCAACGAGGAGTGGAAGCAGGTCGACAACGGCCTGAGCGTGCGCGAGCGCATCGAGCAGACCTACTCCAAAGGCGGGTTCGCCTCGATCGACCCGACCGACCTGCACGGCCGCTTCCGCGTGTGGGGGCTCTACACCCAGCGCAAGCCCGGCATCGACGGCGGCCGCACCGCCACTCTGACGGCCGAAGAGCTCGAGGACGAGTACTTCATGCTGCGCGTCCGCATCGACGGCGGCCAGCTCACCACCGAGCAGCTGCGCGTGATCGCCGGCATCTCCACCGAGTTCGGACGCGACAGCGCCGACATCACCGACCGGCAGAACATCCAGCTGCATTGGATCCGCGTCGAGGACGTGCCCGAGATCTGGCGCCGCCTCGAAGCCGTCGGACTCGGCACCACAGAGGCGTGCGGCGACGTGCCGCGCGTGGTGCTCGGCTCGCCGGTCGCGGGGATCGCGGCGGACGAGCTCATCGATCCGACGGCGCAGATCGACGAGATCACGTCGCGCTTCATCGGCGACGAGTCGCTCGCGAATCTGCCCCGCAAGTTCAAGACCGCCCTCACCGGCCACCCCAGCCAGGATGTCGTGCACGAGATCAACGACGTCGCGTTCGTCGCCCTGGAGCATCCTGACCTCGGCATCGGCTACGACCTCTGGGTCGGCGGCGGCCTGTCGACGACCCCGCGTCTCGGCGAGCGCCTGGGTGCGTTCGTGCGGCCGGATCAGGTGGCGGATGCCTGGCACGGCGTCGCACAGATCTTCCGCGACTACGGCTACCGGCGCCTGCGCAACAAGGCGCGCCTGAAGTTCCTGCTCGCCGAGTGGGGCGCCGAGAAGTTCCGGCAGGTGCTGCAGGACGAGTACCTGGGCTATGCCCTGCCCGACGGCCCCGCCGCCCCCAAGCCGCTCACCCCCGGCGACCACGTCGGCGTGCACGAGCAGAAGGACGGCCGCTTCTACATCGGCGTCACCCCGATCGTCGGCCGCGTCTCGGGCCCGACCCTCGCGAGGCTCGCCGACGTCATCGAGGCGCACGGATCCACCCGCCTGCGCACCACGCCGCACCAGAAGCTCGTCATCCTCGACGTCCCCGCCGAGAACGTCGAGCCGCTCATCGCGGAGCTCGACGCCCTCGGGCTGCAGGCGCGTCCGAGTCTGATCCGCCGCGGCACCATCGCGTGCACGGGCATCGAGTACTGCAAGCTCGCGATCGTCGAGACGAAGGTCAACGCGACGGCGGCCGTGCTCGACCTCGAGGAGCGTCTCAACGGCTTCGAACTGCCGCATCCGATCTCCCTCCACGTCAACGGATGCCCCAACTCGTGCGCGCGCATCCAGACGGCCGACATCGGGCTCAAGGGCCAGCTCGTCACCATCGACGGCGAGCAGGTGCCGGGCTATCAGGTGCACCTGGGCGGCGGCCTCGCCTCGCAGGACCGCGACGAGCCGGGCCTCGGCCGCACCGTGCGCGGGCTGAAGGTGGCCGCCGACGGCATCGCCGACTACGTCGAGCGCGTCGTCACGCGCTTCCTCGCCGACCGCGAGGCCGACGAGACGTTCGCCGAGTGGGCCCACCGCGCCGAAGAGGAGGCGCTCCAGTGA
- a CDS encoding phosphoadenylyl-sulfate reductase — MTVSLAPRVAVKRTAEELKALAEQGNLELGSLTDHEASAAEVVAWVARNFGTDAAAVACSMADAALPHLVAEQLPGVDVLFLDTGYHFTETYATRDEVQRALDVRIVDITPSQTVAEQDAEFGAQLFARDPGLCCARRKVAPLQDALGGYEVWFTGVRRDEAPTRTNTPLVTWDERNGLVKVNPVAAWSFDDVLAYATAHKAPVNLLVGFGYPSIGCEPCTKPVAAGEDPRSGRWAGLSKTECGLHE, encoded by the coding sequence ATGACCGTCTCGCTCGCACCCCGCGTCGCCGTCAAGCGCACGGCCGAAGAGCTGAAGGCCCTCGCCGAGCAGGGCAACCTCGAGCTCGGCAGCCTGACCGACCACGAGGCATCCGCTGCCGAGGTCGTCGCGTGGGTCGCGCGCAATTTCGGGACGGATGCCGCAGCCGTCGCCTGCTCGATGGCCGACGCCGCACTCCCCCACCTCGTGGCCGAGCAGCTGCCCGGCGTCGACGTGCTGTTCCTCGACACCGGCTACCACTTCACCGAGACGTACGCGACGCGCGACGAGGTGCAGCGCGCGCTCGACGTGCGGATCGTCGACATCACCCCGTCTCAGACGGTGGCCGAGCAGGACGCGGAGTTCGGCGCGCAGCTCTTCGCGCGCGACCCGGGCCTTTGCTGCGCGCGCCGCAAGGTGGCGCCGCTGCAGGACGCGCTCGGCGGCTACGAGGTGTGGTTCACCGGCGTCCGCCGCGACGAGGCGCCGACGCGCACGAACACGCCCCTGGTGACGTGGGACGAGCGCAACGGGCTCGTCAAGGTGAACCCGGTCGCGGCGTGGAGCTTCGACGACGTCCTCGCCTACGCGACGGCCCACAAGGCGCCGGTGAACCTGCTCGTCGGGTTCGGCTACCCGTCGATCGGCTGCGAGCCGTGCACGAAGCCGGTCGCCGCCGGCGAAGACCCCCGTTCCGGCCGATGGGCCGGACTCTCGAAGACCGAATGCGGGCTCCACGAATGA
- the cysD gene encoding sulfate adenylyltransferase subunit CysD, giving the protein MSERGTSETKRADGLSTLDLLEAEAIHVIREVVAEFERPVLLFSGGKDSVVVLHLATKAFAPGRVPFPVLHVDTGHNFPEVLAFRDETVARLGIRLEVARVQDYIDDGRLQERADGTRNPLQTVPLLDAIAAGRHDAVFGGARRDEDKARAKERIISLRDEFGQWDPRNQRPELWSLYNGRHTPGQHVRAFPISNWTELDVWRYIEREGVALPPLYFAHERDVYARDGMWRPVGEFSPPRENETVERRTVRYRTVGDMSCTGAVESDAADLAAIVAEVAVSTLTERGATRADDRLSEAAMEDRKKDGYF; this is encoded by the coding sequence TTGAGCGAGCGAGGAACGAGCGAGACGAAACGCGCCGACGGACTCAGCACCCTCGACCTGCTCGAGGCCGAGGCGATCCACGTCATCCGCGAGGTCGTCGCCGAGTTCGAGCGGCCCGTGCTGCTCTTCTCCGGCGGCAAGGACTCGGTCGTCGTGCTGCACCTCGCCACCAAGGCCTTCGCGCCCGGCCGCGTGCCGTTCCCCGTGCTGCACGTCGACACCGGGCACAACTTCCCCGAGGTGCTGGCCTTCCGCGACGAGACCGTGGCGCGGCTCGGCATCCGCCTGGAGGTCGCCCGCGTGCAGGACTACATCGACGACGGCCGCCTGCAGGAGCGCGCCGACGGCACCCGCAACCCGCTGCAGACGGTGCCGCTCCTCGACGCCATCGCCGCCGGCCGCCACGACGCCGTGTTCGGCGGCGCCCGCCGCGACGAGGACAAGGCCCGGGCCAAGGAGCGCATCATCTCGCTGCGCGACGAGTTCGGTCAGTGGGATCCGCGCAATCAGCGCCCGGAGCTGTGGAGTCTTTACAACGGCCGCCACACGCCGGGCCAGCACGTGCGGGCGTTCCCGATCTCGAACTGGACCGAGCTGGACGTCTGGCGCTACATCGAGCGCGAGGGCGTCGCGCTGCCGCCGCTGTACTTCGCGCACGAGCGCGACGTCTACGCCCGCGACGGCATGTGGCGCCCCGTCGGCGAATTCTCGCCGCCGCGCGAGAACGAGACCGTCGAGCGCCGCACGGTGCGCTACCGCACCGTCGGCGACATGAGCTGCACCGGAGCGGTGGAATCGGATGCCGCGGACCTCGCCGCGATCGTCGCCGAGGTCGCCGTCTCCACCCTCACCGAGCGCGGCGCGACCCGCGCCGACGACCGCCTCAGCGAGGCGGCCATGGAGGACCGCAAGAAGGACGGGTACTTCTAA
- a CDS encoding GTP-binding protein yields MSLDTQSVSSRFARSTTENPPVVERGAQRRDETREPTLFRFATAGSVDDGKSTLVGRLLHDSKAILADQLEQVARTSADRGFAHGDFDFALLTDGLRAEREQGITIDVAYRYFSTGTRSFILADCPGHVQYTRNMVTGATTADAVIVLVDGRKGVLEQTKRHLAVVALLRVPHVIVAVNKIDLTGFSADAFADVAAQARAVAAELGIDDLHVLPVSALEGDNIVDRSERTPWYDGPALLELLETLPAAEALEQELEPLRLPVQLVLRPQGGLAPGIEADEAERLRDYRAVAGRISSGVVRVGDRVEIFPAGRTTTVTGIRSAGAEVDQATAPQSVSLELEDDIDTARGALVVAAGSLPAARREFEAELFQLDARALTPGIRVLVKHGTATVQAIVAQIESRYDLDALTHEPAQTLETNDIGRVRLRVAADLPLEPYRTSRHGGSFLVIHPSDGATLAAGIVRD; encoded by the coding sequence ATGTCTCTCGATACTCAGAGCGTTTCGTCTCGCTTCGCTCGCTCAACGACCGAAAACCCTCCGGTCGTCGAGCGAGGAGCGCAGCGACGAGACGAGACGCGCGAGCCGACGCTGTTCCGGTTCGCGACCGCGGGCTCGGTCGACGACGGCAAGTCGACGCTCGTCGGCCGGCTGCTGCACGACTCGAAGGCGATCCTCGCCGACCAGCTCGAGCAGGTCGCCCGCACCTCCGCCGACCGCGGGTTCGCGCACGGCGACTTCGACTTCGCCCTCCTGACCGACGGCCTGCGCGCCGAGCGCGAGCAGGGCATCACGATCGACGTCGCCTACCGCTACTTCTCGACCGGTACGCGGTCGTTCATCCTCGCGGACTGCCCGGGCCACGTGCAGTACACGCGCAACATGGTCACCGGCGCGACCACCGCCGACGCCGTGATCGTGCTCGTCGACGGCCGCAAGGGCGTGCTCGAGCAGACCAAGCGGCACCTCGCGGTCGTGGCGCTGCTGCGCGTGCCGCACGTGATCGTCGCGGTGAACAAGATCGACCTGACCGGCTTCTCGGCGGATGCCTTCGCCGACGTCGCCGCCCAGGCCCGTGCCGTCGCGGCCGAACTCGGCATCGACGATCTGCACGTGCTCCCGGTGTCGGCGCTCGAGGGCGACAACATCGTGGACCGATCGGAGCGCACCCCCTGGTACGACGGCCCCGCACTGCTCGAGCTGCTCGAGACGCTTCCGGCGGCCGAAGCGCTCGAGCAGGAGCTCGAGCCGCTGCGGCTTCCCGTGCAGCTCGTGCTGCGCCCGCAGGGCGGTCTCGCGCCGGGCATCGAGGCCGACGAGGCGGAGCGGCTGCGCGACTACCGCGCGGTCGCGGGCCGCATCTCGAGCGGGGTCGTGCGCGTCGGCGACCGGGTCGAGATCTTTCCGGCCGGCCGCACGACCACGGTCACCGGCATCCGCTCGGCCGGAGCAGAGGTCGATCAGGCCACCGCCCCCCAGTCGGTGTCGCTCGAGCTCGAGGACGACATCGACACCGCGCGCGGCGCGCTCGTCGTCGCCGCCGGCTCGCTGCCGGCGGCCCGGCGGGAGTTCGAGGCCGAGCTCTTCCAGCTCGATGCGCGGGCGCTGACCCCCGGCATCCGTGTGCTCGTCAAGCACGGCACCGCGACGGTGCAGGCCATCGTCGCGCAGATCGAGTCGCGCTACGACCTCGACGCGCTGACACACGAGCCGGCGCAGACCCTCGAGACCAACGACATCGGCCGTGTGCGGCTGCGTGTGGCGGCCGACCTGCCACTCGAGCCGTACCGCACCAGCCGCCACGGGGGCTCGTTCCTCGTGATCCATCCGTCCGACGGCGCGACACTCGCCGCCGGCATCGTGCGCGACTGA
- a CDS encoding ABC transporter substrate-binding protein, whose protein sequence is MNTIRTATTLTTLGLVAVMMAGCASAAADSGSGESAAPVDELRLGYFANVTHAPALVGLEEGLFEDALGDVDVTTQVFNAGPAAIEALSAGAIDATYIGPNPSINTFIQSGGESARIVAGAATGGAALVVREGIDSPDDLAGTTLASPQLGNTQDVALRKWLADEGFETDTSGGGDVQVTPTENAQTLTLFQQGELDGAWLPEPWVSRLILDAGAHVLQDEADLWEDGEFPTTVLLVRKEFLEQHPDVVADLLKGHAAAVQWIADNADEASGVINGAIEAETGKPLDDAVIERALEHVVFSVDPHADTFQTLVENGIEAGTQKEGSIEGLFDLRLLNKQLEADGADPVSASGLGED, encoded by the coding sequence GTGAACACAATCCGCACCGCGACCACACTCACAACCCTGGGACTCGTGGCAGTCATGATGGCCGGCTGCGCCTCCGCCGCGGCGGACTCCGGCAGCGGCGAATCCGCCGCACCGGTCGACGAGCTGCGCCTGGGCTACTTCGCCAACGTCACCCACGCGCCCGCGCTCGTCGGGCTGGAAGAGGGGCTCTTCGAGGACGCCCTCGGCGACGTCGACGTGACCACCCAGGTGTTCAACGCCGGTCCCGCCGCGATCGAGGCGCTCTCGGCCGGCGCCATCGACGCGACCTACATCGGACCGAACCCGTCGATCAACACGTTCATCCAGTCGGGTGGCGAATCCGCGCGCATCGTCGCGGGAGCCGCCACCGGCGGCGCGGCGCTCGTCGTGCGGGAGGGCATCGATTCGCCGGACGACCTCGCGGGCACCACGCTCGCGTCGCCGCAGCTGGGCAACACGCAGGACGTCGCGCTGCGGAAGTGGCTGGCCGACGAGGGCTTCGAGACCGACACCTCCGGCGGCGGCGACGTGCAGGTCACCCCGACCGAGAACGCGCAGACCCTCACGCTCTTCCAGCAGGGCGAGCTCGACGGCGCCTGGCTGCCCGAGCCGTGGGTCTCGCGCCTGATCCTGGATGCCGGCGCGCACGTTCTGCAGGACGAGGCCGACCTCTGGGAGGACGGCGAGTTCCCGACGACCGTGCTGCTGGTGCGCAAGGAGTTCCTCGAGCAGCACCCCGACGTGGTCGCCGACCTGCTGAAGGGCCACGCCGCCGCCGTGCAGTGGATCGCCGACAATGCCGACGAGGCATCGGGCGTCATCAACGGCGCGATCGAGGCGGAGACGGGCAAGCCGCTCGACGACGCCGTGATCGAGCGGGCGCTCGAGCACGTCGTCTTCTCGGTCGACCCGCACGCCGACACGTTCCAGACGCTCGTCGAGAACGGCATCGAGGCGGGCACCCAGAAGGAGGGCTCGATCGAGGGGCTCTTCGATCTGCGCCTGCTCAACAAGCAGCTCGAGGCCGACGGTGCAGACCCCGTGTCGGCGTCAGGGCTGGGCGAGGACTGA
- a CDS encoding ABC transporter ATP-binding protein encodes MSTAPASASGAAQATPEAGAPAQAASRSPLGPSFDSVTPVPVAAPPPAPAVRIEGVSKRFGAGPVVLDDVSLDIAPGEFVCLLGASGCGKSTLLNLIADLDKPTAGRIETPAEGAAVMFQESALMPWLTARRNVELALRLRGVPRGERREKALTLLDAVNLADAAEKRPHELSGGMRQRVALARALAQDRPVLLMDEPFAALDAITRDLLHEELERVWRATGRTIVFVTHNVREAARLGQRVVLMGSRPGRIVQEWTIAKTTGRRIESPEVAALSVEITDQLRKEIRRNAA; translated from the coding sequence ATGAGCACCGCTCCCGCATCCGCCTCCGGGGCCGCGCAGGCGACCCCGGAGGCGGGCGCGCCCGCGCAGGCCGCGTCCCGCAGCCCGCTCGGCCCCAGCTTCGACAGCGTCACCCCGGTGCCGGTCGCGGCACCGCCGCCCGCACCCGCGGTGCGGATCGAGGGCGTCTCCAAGCGCTTCGGCGCCGGACCCGTCGTGCTCGACGACGTGTCGCTCGACATCGCCCCGGGCGAGTTCGTGTGCCTCCTCGGCGCGTCGGGCTGCGGCAAGTCGACGCTCCTCAACCTCATCGCCGACCTCGACAAGCCCACCGCCGGGCGCATCGAGACCCCGGCCGAGGGCGCAGCCGTCATGTTCCAGGAGTCGGCGCTCATGCCGTGGCTCACGGCGCGGCGCAACGTCGAGCTGGCCCTGCGCCTGCGCGGCGTACCCCGCGGCGAGCGCCGTGAGAAGGCGCTGACGCTGCTGGATGCCGTGAACCTCGCGGATGCCGCCGAGAAGCGCCCGCACGAGCTCTCGGGCGGCATGCGCCAGCGCGTGGCGCTCGCGCGCGCCCTGGCCCAGGACCGCCCCGTGCTCCTGATGGACGAGCCCTTCGCCGCGCTCGACGCCATCACGCGGGACCTGCTGCACGAAGAGCTCGAGCGCGTGTGGCGCGCGACCGGCCGCACGATCGTCTTCGTCACGCACAACGTGCGCGAGGCGGCGCGGCTCGGCCAGCGCGTCGTGCTCATGGGAAGCCGCCCCGGCCGCATCGTGCAGGAGTGGACCATCGCGAAGACCACGGGACGCCGCATCGAGTCGCCCGAGGTCGCCGCTCTGTCGGTGGAGATCACCGACCAGCTGCGGAAGGAGATCCGCCGCAATGCCGCGTGA
- a CDS encoding ABC transporter permease, whose amino-acid sequence MPRDTVRSLSERPSTGSGTSSGTKRPQSTNDVSPARFDSQARSTTEANDLRSLAAGLDNLQTDADRGPSPWRRFATSVVPPILFVIILLVAWQLYVVIAQPRPDIMPGPVDVWNALGAAWESGRLQEAVSTSLERGIVGFLIAIVVGTPIGLLLAEVRPIRRAVGPIISGLQVLPSVAWVPAAIIWFGLSDATVYFVILMGAIPSIVNGLIAGIEQVPPQLRRVGTVLGASRWQLATAVILPAALPGYLAGLKQGWAFSWRSLMAAEIIATGGTIGFGLGSMLDQSRELADLAGVLGTIIVILAIGILIELVFFGPLERRMLKRRGLLLTGGGR is encoded by the coding sequence ATGCCGCGTGACACTGTCCGGTCGTTGAGCGAGCGCCCTTCGACAGGCTCAGGGACCTCGAGCGGGACGAAACGCCCCCAGTCGACGAACGACGTTTCGCCGGCGCGTTTCGACTCGCAAGCTCGCTCGACGACCGAAGCGAACGACCTGCGCAGCCTGGCCGCCGGGCTCGACAACCTCCAGACCGACGCCGATCGCGGCCCCAGCCCATGGCGCCGTTTCGCGACGAGCGTCGTGCCGCCCATCCTCTTCGTCATCATCCTGCTCGTCGCGTGGCAGCTGTACGTGGTCATCGCGCAGCCCCGGCCCGACATCATGCCGGGCCCCGTCGACGTGTGGAACGCGCTCGGTGCGGCCTGGGAGTCGGGTCGCCTCCAGGAGGCCGTCTCGACGAGCCTCGAGCGCGGCATCGTCGGCTTCCTCATCGCGATCGTCGTCGGCACGCCCATCGGCCTGCTGCTCGCCGAGGTCCGGCCCATCCGCCGTGCCGTGGGCCCCATCATCTCGGGCCTGCAGGTGCTGCCCTCGGTCGCATGGGTGCCCGCCGCCATCATCTGGTTCGGCCTGTCGGATGCCACGGTCTACTTCGTCATCCTCATGGGCGCGATCCCCTCGATCGTCAACGGCCTGATCGCCGGCATCGAGCAGGTGCCGCCGCAGCTGCGCCGGGTGGGCACCGTGCTGGGCGCCTCACGGTGGCAGCTGGCGACCGCCGTCATCCTTCCCGCCGCGCTCCCGGGGTACCTCGCCGGGCTCAAGCAGGGCTGGGCCTTCTCCTGGCGCTCGCTCATGGCGGCGGAGATCATCGCGACCGGCGGCACCATCGGCTTCGGGCTGGGCTCGATGCTCGACCAGAGCCGGGAGCTCGCCGACCTCGCCGGCGTGCTCGGCACCATCATCGTCATCCTCGCGATCGGCATCCTCATCGAGCTCGTCTTCTTCGGGCCTCTCGAGCGACGGATGCTGAAGCGCCGGGGCCTGCTCCTCACGGGAGGCGGGCGATGA